In Pelosinus sp. UFO1, one genomic interval encodes:
- the spoIIIAE gene encoding stage III sporulation protein AE produces the protein MKIFIMAIVWLMLNITSVFANPLNSVEIEQQLLEKVSPENINQFIQQVNQELNDEIPLLNSDTIHGIATQGLNVSWQHLRQSIIANFFHEITVSTHLMGKLLFLAVLCAMLQNLQNSFEKSSISLLAYSVCFIFMSSIALTAFYNTLKLASQTVGYMVGFMEALLPLLMSLLAGVGAITSASLFTPLMLFVISSMSVIVKDVVLPLLFLTAALECLNFLSDTYRLSNLASILKQSGMIILGFSMVIFIGVITIQGTAGSIADGLALRTAKFATATFIPVVGKMFADTVELVMGASLLLKNAVGIFGIIVVSMICILPLIKILSLILVIKISGALVQPLGDEKMAKCLDSIGNNLFLVFGAVLTVALMFFLDITMILAAGSAAMMLR, from the coding sequence ATGAAAATATTTATTATGGCAATAGTATGGCTAATGCTTAACATAACTAGTGTTTTTGCCAATCCATTAAATAGTGTTGAAATTGAGCAGCAACTATTAGAGAAAGTTTCTCCTGAAAACATAAATCAATTTATTCAGCAAGTTAATCAAGAACTAAATGATGAGATCCCCTTATTAAATAGTGATACTATTCATGGTATAGCAACTCAAGGATTAAATGTAAGCTGGCAACATCTCAGGCAATCCATAATTGCAAACTTCTTTCACGAAATAACAGTAAGTACTCATTTAATGGGTAAATTATTATTTCTAGCAGTATTATGTGCAATGTTACAAAATCTACAGAATTCTTTTGAAAAATCCAGCATTTCTTTATTGGCCTATAGTGTTTGTTTTATTTTTATGTCATCGATTGCTCTAACTGCTTTCTATAATACATTAAAATTAGCAAGTCAAACAGTGGGGTATATGGTTGGATTTATGGAGGCTTTGTTACCCCTTTTAATGTCACTCTTAGCAGGAGTTGGGGCGATAACTTCTGCGAGTTTGTTTACCCCCTTAATGTTATTTGTCATAAGTAGTATGAGTGTTATTGTTAAAGATGTGGTTTTGCCTTTGTTATTTTTAACAGCAGCTCTTGAATGCTTAAACTTTCTTTCTGATACATACCGTTTAAGTAATTTAGCGAGTATATTAAAACAATCAGGTATGATAATACTCGGCTTCTCAATGGTAATATTTATTGGAGTTATTACAATTCAAGGCACAGCAGGTAGTATTGCAGATGGGTTAGCACTGCGCACGGCAAAATTCGCAACAGCAACCTTTATTCCTGTAGTAGGTAAAATGTTTGCCGACACGGTGGAATTAGTAATGGGCGCATCCCTACTTTTAAAAAATGCAGTTGGCATTTTTGGTATTATCGTAGTATCCATGATTTGCATACTTCCTTTAATTAAGATATTATCTTTAATTTTGGTGATAAAAATTTCTGGTGCATTAGTACAACCACTAGGCGATGAAAAAATGGCAAAATGTCTTGATTCTATAGGAAATAATTTATTTTTAGTATTTGGTGCAGTATTAACAGTTGCTTTAATGTTTTTTTTAGATATAACCATGATTCTAGCTGCAGGTAGTGCAGCTATGATGCTGAGGTAG
- the spoIIIAF gene encoding stage III sporulation protein AF, which yields MFTGWVKYIIFVVLFASFLELLLPSSSMQRFVRVIMGLFIMLAIMNPIISIIQNHLIPTNQVPALSTNFGNSIMNDSMNMSNERERLSLELYKKELAQQMKILVMAIDGVADVHVNIEINTVKNSSIASGIESVILYIKPGLSAKDRKVAAVSKITIGEQKDKTEDPHIDLKKRISEIVTELYQIPKEKIEVRIIHP from the coding sequence ATGTTTACTGGCTGGGTTAAATATATTATTTTTGTTGTTTTATTTGCATCATTTTTAGAACTTTTATTACCAAGTAGTAGTATGCAACGATTTGTAAGGGTCATTATGGGATTATTTATTATGTTAGCAATTATGAATCCAATTATTTCAATAATACAAAATCATTTAATACCAACAAATCAAGTACCAGCACTGAGTACAAACTTTGGCAATTCCATAATGAATGATTCAATGAACATGTCTAACGAGCGTGAAAGGTTATCTCTTGAACTGTACAAAAAAGAATTAGCTCAGCAAATGAAAATTTTAGTAATGGCTATTGATGGTGTAGCCGATGTTCATGTAAATATAGAAATTAATACCGTCAAGAATAGCAGTATAGCAAGTGGTATTGAAAGTGTTATTTTATATATTAAGCCGGGTTTATCGGCAAAGGATCGGAAAGTTGCTGCCGTATCAAAGATAACGATTGGCGAACAAAAAGATAAAACTGAAGACCCACATATAGATCTAAAAAAAAGAATTTCGGAGATAGTAACAGAGCTTTACCAAATTCCCAAAGAAAAAATTGAAGTAAGGATTATACATCCATAA
- a CDS encoding SpoIIIAH-like family protein produces the protein MKIFTFHKINKYTIFAVGLGITIMMLVLIKGLGTMLQAKVNQSNAMQVSATSVSEPIIPTSSPDFFIEYRLERDKIRSERSDLLRENIRNAKTDDSRNQAQSTILKMIAEKQKETEMESLIKSRGFADALVFVRENSVSAIIKTTSLSREEVVQVADVISKVSGMKSEDISISAKP, from the coding sequence ATGAAAATATTCACTTTCCACAAAATAAATAAATATACTATATTTGCTGTTGGACTGGGTATAACTATAATGATGCTTGTTCTAATTAAAGGTTTAGGTACCATGCTACAAGCAAAAGTAAATCAATCTAACGCAATGCAGGTTTCCGCAACAAGTGTTTCCGAACCTATTATCCCCACTAGTAGCCCAGATTTTTTTATCGAATATCGATTGGAACGCGATAAGATTCGAAGTGAGCGCTCAGATTTATTAAGAGAAAATATCAGAAATGCAAAAACAGATGATAGTAGAAATCAAGCCCAATCTACAATCCTGAAAATGATTGCTGAAAAACAAAAAGAAACTGAGATGGAAAGCCTAATAAAATCGCGTGGGTTTGCGGATGCTTTAGTATTTGTCAGAGAAAATTCAGTAAGTGCCATAATAAAGACCACCTCCTTATCTCGGGAAGAAGTAGTTCAAGTAGCAGATGTTATTAGTAAGGTCTCAGGAATGAAATCTGAAGATATTTCAATTAGCGCAAAACCTTAA